The Kosakonia sp. SMBL-WEM22 sequence TTCATTTCGTGGCGATAATCAAAGGTGACGGCGTGGGTAGCAAGAGTGATAAAAGGCAATGTGGCTATTAATAATGTGCGCAACATACAATCCCCTATTATTTTTCTCAAAGGTGCAAGATGTTCTCTGCAGTAACGCAGACGGTTTTAATAAACATGGTTCGAGTAAAACAGCCGGGTGTGAGCCGGGATTATTAGCAAGCTTAATAATGCTCTTTAATATAATGATGAATTAATGATTGCCGCATAAAATGCGTCATTCTGTTCACCATTAAGTGGTGTGGTGCCGGGTGCCTCCCGGTGAATTGGGGGCCAATAACCCCAATCCGTCCATAAAAATGAAACGTTACTGAGCGTGACGTATATCAGCATGACCCCGCCGCTGAGGGGGATTCACCACACAAAATACGGTGTTAAAAGTGTAAGCGCTCTTCAGAGATAAAATCTGTAAAACGCGCTCTCTAATAAGTATCTCTTGGAACACACTTTTACACATTTTGAAATAGCGTTTTGAGACTGCGATCGAACATTTGTTAAGCATGGTTGTTTTTATTTTTTGGTTTTTTTAAAGATAATCCTGGTCTTTTTAAGTTTATAAATAACAATGGTTTATCTATTTTAACTCGTTTTTTTATTTCAGGTTTTTTTATGGATGACCGCAGGAAAAGTAAATTTATTCCTGGCTTAAGTTCTAGGCTGCAGGAAAAAAAGTAGCGTCGGGATTCACACTCCGGAAACTTAAACAAAGCCTAAACGAAGTGAAAAAGCTATATTGCGTTGATTCAGGACATCCTTAACACTCAGGAAAAAATACCCTGCGCGCTTCGCAGGGAAATAAAATAATTACCTCTGGAGCTGCACTATGACAATCTACGGCAAAGATCGCCTTTTCATCTTTGGCATTGAGCAAATCATCCGGCAATTGCATAAAGAGAGAGGCGAGCCATATCGGAGCCGCGAGCTGGCTATTTATGTCACCGCCGGGATGGATATTGTCGAGATGTACGGGCTCTTTTTTTCCCGACCGCCGACGCACTACGCGATTTTTATCTCCGCCGAGCGTCATTTTGACTCTCTGACGTTACTCTTTCCGGGGCTGGTTAAACTCTGCCTCGCAGAGAGCGTGAGTGTTGACGATCTGCGGCAGGCGCTGAACGTCATGAGCATGCTCTGCAGGCAGAATCATTCACCGGGATATCGCCACGACAGCTTCAGATTTACCCGCGCCGAGCAGCAAATTATGCGGCTGATCCTCGGTGGCCACTCCCTTGACGACATTGCCCGCATCCGTGGCGTCAGCCCCACCACCATCAGCGTGCAGCGTAACAGCCTGATGAAACGCACGGGTACTAAAAGTCTGCAGGCGCTCTGCTCGCTCTACAGCGCAATGCGCAGCGGCGAGGCGCTGGCCTCCTAAAAGAGCAGCGCGTGCAGCAGCGTACGTAGCAGAATGCCGACAATCGCGCCTGCAAGCGCGAAGCGGAAGAGGCGGACAAAGCGGCTGGCGATTCCGAGGAAAATACCGATCCCCGGGAGATCCAGGGTTTGCACCAGAAAGCCTGCCGAGGCGTTAATCTGCGCCGCCGTCAACTGCCCGTGCTGCGCCATTTCAGACGCAACGCCAAAGTAAGCGGTGCCGCCGGCCAGGCATTTGGTCAGCGTCAGCAACACATAGACCGGTGAGATGTGAAAGAAGGAGATCAGCGGCGTCAGCAGGGCGGTTAACGCCTCCACCACGCCCGCCGCTTTTAAGATCCCGACCACCGTCAGTGACAGCAGCAGCATCGGCAACGAGCCGAGCGATAAACGAATCGCATCTGCGCCCGCGCCGTTAATCACCGCAATCAGCCCGGCGCGCGGCTTCTCCTGCGACAGCTCACCCTCTTCATCGCGCAGCGTAGCGCCGGAGAGCTTGCGCCCGGCAAGATAATAGGTAAATGATGAAGCCGCCAGCCCGCCAATCAGCGAAATGCCAATCGCAGCGCCCCAGTGCAGGCCGAAGGGCGTGAGAGGATAGAAGACATTGGCCTGTCCCATGGCAAACACCATGGCCAGCGTCGCGGCGAGATGACGATCCGAGGTTCCGCGCCGCTCCATAATCGCCAGCGCGGCGAGCGGAGCAGCAAAGCTGACAAAGTTAAGCTGAATAAGGGCAAATATGCCCATCCCGCTAATGCCAAAAGGTTTGAGAGCCGGGGAGGTAATGCGGACAATTGCGTCCAGCACACCCTTCTCCTCGAGGTACTTCATAATGATGAGCATCACCACCATGATCGGCAGCAGGGTATAGAGGGCGACATCTACGGATACCCGACCCGCCGACATGATGATTTCGATGATATTCATTAACCGCTCCGGTGAACTTGCGTGCCGGGCATTCTACACCCGTCAAAAGGCGAGCAGGATCACAAATTAAAGTGGTTGAGCGGTGAGTGATGCGGTGTATTGAATGAAATAGCCGAATATTAAACGCCCGGCGTAGCGTAGCCGCCCGCGATAAACCAGGTCAGAAATACCACGGCGACAATAAATACCAGCACGGGAAACGCGATACCAATTCTCATAAAACCTCATTCAATTTTGCCAGCAGGGGAGTGTGGGAGCGCCGCATTGCCTGCGGCGGCACAACGTTAGCATAAATGGGCAGATAAGGCGGATAAAAATAGGGGGCTTTGATGGCAATTAATCCATAACCCCCGCGCACGAGGCGTCTTCACAGGCGGTAAAAAAGGTTCGGCGACAGTAGAGTTGCAGCACGCGCTCTTCGGGGATCAGGTAGCCTTTGCCCTCCACGCGCAGAATAAAATCCTCAGGCAGATCAAACGCCGCCAGTTTGCGCTTCAGGTTATTCATCACCTGCCACAGCCGCTGGCTTGAGCAGCTCAGGCCATTATTTTCCCACACCTGCGTTTGCAGCGTTCTGTCTGCCACCACGCGGCCCACGGCGTGCGTCAGCAGAAAGCTAAGCAGGTTCGCCATGGTGGCGCGTAAATAGTCAGCCTTGCGCGGCAACGCGTAGTTAATGAGGCGTTTTTTAAACGGCAGATACTCCACCTCATGATTGTTGCCGAGACGGTAGCCATATACCGAGAGTGATTCCATCATGTTCGTCCAAAGGGATGCGTTCTGCTAATTACATCGGCCTTTTGACGCAGAAACTAAAATTAGCGGTAGTTTGACGGGATTGCCTGCGTCCATTCGGTCGCGGTTTTGACCAGCTCTGCCACCGTTCCGCGGTGAAAACCGAGGCGATGGCCCAACGCGCTGACCTCTTCCCACTGATGGTTTTCATATAGCTCAATCAGCTGCAAATAGGGGTAGAGCGGCCCTTTTTGCGCTTTCAGCGCCATCATCACATTGTCGGAAATATCGATCTGGCTTATCAGGTCAGCCATCGGCATTTCAAAAATGCTGTCGAGTTGCGAAAAGAGTCCGACGATAAAGGCGTCATCTGCCGAGTGGCGCGTAATCGAGTGTGACGACGCAAGCTCGCAGAATCTGGCGCGAATCAGGCTCTGCTGGTAGATCTCGCCAATCTCCTCTTTATTCACCGAGGTCAGACAGGAGACCAGCACGAAGCGGCGCAGCTCATTGGCACCGAGATAAAAAATAATATCTTTTAACGACTGGCTGCGGACGTTTTTAATTCCGCGTGCGTTAAAAACAATATTTTGCGCATAGCGCATCAGCTTAAAGGAGAGGGCGAGATCCTGTTTTAGCAGCGCCTCGATACGGGCGAAATCGGGCTTATCGGCATTCACCTCTTTCATCAGTCTCAGGGTGATTGCCTGATTCTGGATCAGCTTGTTCGCTGCATGGATCACCGGGCGGCTGAAGAAGTGGCCCTGAAACAGAGTGCAGCCGAGGTTTTTGTAGCGCTCATACTCCTGCTGCGTCTCCACCTTTTCGGCGAGAAAAAGAGTATTACGGAGTAAATGCGCTTTTCCCTGAATATAACCGCCGATCTCCTCAGGCGTATTGTTGCGCACGTCGAATTTAATAATGTGAATGAAGGGCAGGAAATCATTCCACGTATCACCGAGCGCGAAATCATCCAGCGCAATGCGAAAACCCTGCGCGGAGAGTTTTTTGATGCTCTCCAGCAGCAGCGGCGTCGGCTCGGCGGTTTCGAGGATCTCAACAATCACCCGATCTTTTGGCAGCGTTTCCGCCATTCCCTGCACCAGCAGTTCATAAGGGAAGTTGACGAAAATCGCACTGTACTCTTTTAACCGCCCCAGCGGTGCGCCAAGAAACTGTTCAACAATAATTTGCGCAGTCGCATACTCCGGTGTGACGTCAGGAAACCGGTTGGTCATACTGTCCCTGAACAACAACTCGTAGCCGACTGTGTTCATATTTGCATCAAAAATCGCCTGGCGGGCGACAAAAGAGAACATTCGATACTCCACTCACAGATGCCTGCAAATTATAGAAACGTCGGTGGCGCGCAAACCTGAACCGGGCGAACCTGTGCTATTTTTCCAGCGCCTGAAAGGGAAGCCTGGACGAAAACCGCAAAGACGCAAGCCGGATAGGGGAAAGGCGATATCTTTTGTAAACTTCTGCAGAATTTAAGTCAAATTCCGCAGTGCGAAATAATATCTGCTGCTCTATTTCCAGGCAACTCAAGCAAAAAATAAGCAGACCTGCGGCGATCGTGCTGAGAGATGGGCAAAGTGTATGGTTAGCCGCGCTCTCACTTCTACCCTTATATAGCGGTTGACAACTGGGTGAAAAATAAACGTGATGACTATCACGCCTCTCGTTAACAGCAGCCAGAAAGTATGATCGAAATCATATATTCACGCACAGGTATTATTTTTCTCTTGTTAGGAATTTTCCGATAGCTTAATGTGGGTTTACCCCAGCAAAGAGCTAACACCACCTCAGAGTGAGTGCCGGAGATAAGCGCCGGGCGGGGTATAACAGTGTCAGATATTCAACATCCAGGTAAAGTGTAATAAAAGGCCCCGTCAGTAATGGCGGGGCCTCTTCTTTTTAGCCGCTCAGGCTGTCATCAGAAGTGGGTGTTGATGCCCATAAACCAGGTACGGCCCGATTCATTATAGGTTTCTGCACCCGCGCCATACATATAGCCAGTATTGCCGCCGGTGCTTTGGGCATTGCCCGCGCGCCAGTGGCGCTTATCAAACAGGTTATCAACACCCGCGGTGAGGCTGACGTTTTTGTTCACGTCCCAGGTGCCGCTGAGGCCGACAATGCTGTACGGGCTCACTTCGTTAGTGGCGGATCCGGTCACGCGCTGGCCTTTGTAGTCATACTTCTTAGGCTGCTGCTTGCCATACCAGGTAAAGGTCGATTGCAGAGAGACATCCTGTGTCACCTGCCAGCTCAATGTTGAGTTGAGCGTATATTCCGGAATGATGGAGAGCCGCTCGCCGGTGGTTTTGTTCTTGCTTTGCAGCATATAGGTGAAGTTATTGCTCCAGGCCACCGTTTCAGAAACCGGCACGTTCAGCGTACCCTCCAGCCCTTCAACCACCGCTTTCGGCACATTTTCCCACTGGTAGATATCGGTTTTGGTCGCACCCGCCGCCGTTTGCGCCATCGGAGAGTAACCCGCCTCAATCTTATTGCGGTAATCGTTACGGAACCAGGTCACACCGGCCAGCCAGTCATCATGTTTGAACTCAAGACCGATCTCTTTATTGATACTGGTCTCCGCTTTCAGGTCGTCGTTACCCATCATGTAACAACCCACGCCGTTACCGCTGGCGTAACACCCCTGGCCTTTACTGTAGAGAATGTAGTTCGGGTTGGTCTGGTAGAGGCTCGGCACTTTATAGGCGCGACCAATGCCCATCTTCAGCGTGAAATCATCGCCTAAACCCTGCGAAAGGTTCAGCGACGGGCTCCAGTTATCGCCGACAATGGTGTGGTGATCGAAACGCAGCGCCGGGGTCAGCATGGTGCTGTCGGTTAGCTCCATATTATCTTCGGCAAAAATGGAGTAGATATCAGCGCTTGAGTAGGGGCTACGGTTGGTGCCGTTCAGACCGCTAATTGGCCCGCCCTGGAAAGCCTGAGTGTTGGATCCCAGATCTTTCATCCGCTGCTGGTTCCACTCGGTGCCCAGCGTCAGCGTCTGGTTAACCAGCAGATCCAGCGGCAGGTTAACCTCGTTGTGCAGCATCACATCGGAGAGATCGATATCGGTGAATTTATTGCTATTGAACAGCCCCTCCGTTCCCCCGGCCAACCCTTCGCCGAGGCGCGAGTTGCGCGTGTGCTCATACTGGATCCAGTTGCTGGTGGTGATGCCGTTATCCCAGCCGCCGTTCCAGGTGACGGAGTAATTCTGACGATAGAGACGGTTGGTCTCTTTGCCGTAATTCTCGCGCACGTAGTTATTGCTCCGGCTGTCGTTGTTGGTGTTTTGTGTATCGCCCGCATAGAGGTTGCCCTGGCGGCTGTAGCCTGCCTGGAACTCCAGCGACTGCATTGGCGCGAAATCCCAGCGCACCACGCCGTTAATATCTTTATTGATCGCGCCTTCACGCCCGGCGGCGAGGGTATCTGCGTAAATCCCGGTGCGTTCAGACTGGTGATCACGGTTGATATCCCAGGCATCGGCCTGGGTTTTTGCCAGGTTACCATAGAGACGGAAACTGACATCATCGCCCAGCGGGCCGCTAAGGCTAAAGTCGGTGCGTTTGGTGGCGCCTTCCGCTTTATGCTCCGGCGCGTTGAAATAGGCGTTCCATGAACCATGCCATTCGTCGGCGCTATCTTTTTTGGTGATGATATTCACCACGCCGCCCGCCGCACCGTTACCGTAGCGCACGGCGGCCGGGCCGCGGATCACTTCGATGCGCTCAATCATCTCTGCCGGCACCCAACTGGTGTCGCCGCGGCTGTCGCGCTCGCCGCGCCAGCCTAAGCGCACCGAGTTACGGCTGGTGACTGGTTTGCCATCAACCAGAATCAAGGTGTTTTCCGGGCCCATACCGCGAATATCGATCTGACGGTTGTTACCGCGCTGGCCGCTGGTGGCGTTGCCGGTTAAGTTCACGCCTGGCATCTTACGGATAATTTCCGACACATCGCGGGCGGGCGGGTTCTTACGGATCTCATCTGCGGTAATGGTCGACACGCCGGGCGCCTGAAGATTCTGCTGTGCCGCCGTCACGACGATGGTGTCTGCGCCGCTGGCGTCGCCAGTTTTCTCCTCCGCCGCCATCACGGGCAGTGCCGCGCCGTAGATCCCGAGGTTGACCAGTAAGGTCAGGGATTTCATCTTTTTATTCATTATGTTACCTGCGTTCCTTTGCCGTATCCCCGTAACTCTCCATTCCCAGGGGAGAGGAGACGGCAGTGATGAAGCCCGCGCGCGGCGATCCTCTCAATCCTGAGAAAAAAGGCCTGCGGCTGGCAGAGTTAGGTGAAAGACGCGCTTCCCACAGCGCGCCAATACGCTATTGCAAATAAGAATAGTTATCAATAATATTATCTATAAATTTTGAGCGACAAAGATAAGTCCGCAGCGATTTGGGGTTAAACCGTGACGTCAACGACGGGAAGCGATGCCTGGTGGGCGTCAAAACAGGGGCCGGAGTGGGTGAAAACCGCCGACGGGCGCTATGAAGTGACCTTCTGGTGGCGCGATCCGGCGGGGTCAGAGCAGGCTTCGCGCCTGCGCCGGGTCTGGATCTACATCACTGGCGTGACCGATCACCATCAACAGGCGCAGCCGCAATCGCTGGCACGCATCGCCGGAAGCGATGTCTGGTGCTGGAAAACCACTCTGGAAGCGGGCTGGCGCGGCAGCTACTGCCTGATCCCGTCTGAACAGGATAACGATTTCGCTGATACCGTATTTGCCAGCGTGCCGCCGGATCGCGCGGCGCTGCGTGAAGGGTGGCGCAAACTGCTGCCACGCGCCATTGCCGACCCGCTCAATGCGCAGAGCTGGCGCGGCGGGCGCGGCCATCCGGTTTCGGCGCTGGAGATGCCCGACGCCCCGCTCCAGCCCGGCTGGCAGGCAACCGATACCTCTTTTATCCCTCCTAAGTTACTGCACTGGCAGAGTCCGCGGCTGCAAAACCGCCGCCGCGTTTGGGTCTATGCCACCGGCGAGGCGCAGGGGGCTGAACGCCCGTTGGCGATCCTGCTCGACGGCCAGTTCTGGGCCGAGAGCATGCCAGTGTGGCCTGCGCTGGCCGCGCTGACTCACGCCCGCCAGTTGCCGCCCGCGGTCTATGTGCTGATTGACACCATCGATAACACTCATCGTAGCCGCGAGCTGCCCTGTAATCCTGACTTCTGGCTGGCGGTGCAGGAGGAGCTACTGCCGCTGGTGCGGGAGATTGCGCCCTTCAGCGATCGCGCCGATCGCACGGTGGTGGCGGGGCAGAGCTTCGGCGGGCTTTCGGCGCTCTATGCCGCGCTGCACTGGCCGGCGCGCTTTGGCTGCGTGCTGAGCCAGTCCGGCTCTTACTGGTGGCCCCATCGCGGCGGCGAGGGTGAGGGGCTGCTTATCCAACAACTCAAACAGGGTGAAATAGGCCCGCAGGGGCTGCGCATTGTGCTGGAAGCCGGGGTGCGCGAGCCGCTGATTTTTCGCACCAACCAGACCCTTTTTTCCCTCTTACAAGGCATACAGCAGCCGGTTTTCTGGCGTCAGGTTGACGGCGGACATGATGCGCTTTGCTGGCGCGGCGGGCTGACGGCGGGGTTAATCACCCTCTGGCAGCCGCGGTAACGCCAGGGCGCTTTTCCACGACAGGAGTTTGCTATGGAGTTCACCAACCCCTTCGATCATCCGCAAGGGCGGTTTTATATTCTGCAAAACAGCGCGCAGCAGTGCAGTTTGTGGCCCGCGCAGTGCGCGCTGCCCGCAGGCTGGCACATCCTCTGCGAGCCGCAATCGCAGTCAGCCTGTACCGACTGGCTTGCCGCACACTGGCAGAGCTTAACCCCGGCGCACTATGCGCACCCCCACGCGCAATAAGGAGCGGAAGATGAGCAAACGTTTACCGCTGATCGCTGCCCAGCCGGGGATCTGGATGGCAGAAAAACTCTCCTCGCTGCCCAACGCCTGGAGCGTGGCGCACTATGTTGAGCTGGAGGGAGATATTGACGCCGCACAGCTTAGCGAGGCGATTGTCACCGGCCTGATGCAGGCTGACACGCTACGCATGCGTTTCACCGAAGATAACGGCGAAGTGTGGCAGTGGGTCGATGAGACGCTGACCTTTGCCGCGCCCGCGATTACCGATCTGCGCCAGCAGGACGATGCACACAGCGCCGCGCTGGCGCTAATGCAGGCCGATCTGGCGCAAAACCTGCGCGTGGAGAGTGGCGAACCGCTGGTGCACCACCAGCTGATGCGCGTTGGTGAGCGGCGCTGGTACTGGTATCAGCGTTATCACCATTTGCTGGTCGATGGCTTCAGTTTCCCTGCCATTACCCGCCAGATTGCCGCCATTTATACGGCGTGGCGTCGTGGCGAACCCACTCCCGCCTCACCCTTTACCCCTTTTGCTGAGGTCGTGGAAGAGTATCAACGCTATCAGGGCAGCGATGCCTTTACGCGCGACGCCGCTTTCTGGGCAGAGCAGCGGCGCGCGCTTCCGCCGCCGGTGTCCCTCTCCAGCGAGCCGCTGTCAGGGCGTGCGGCAACCACCGATATTCTGCGCCTCAATGTCGCCATGGAGAGCGACGCTTTTCGCTGCCTGAGCCAGGCGATGGCAAACACGCCCCCCGCCGATCTGGCGCTGGCGTTAGTGACGCTCTGGCTGGGTCGGCTCTGTGGACGCACCGATTACGCCGCCGGGTTTATCTTTATGCGCCGCATGGGATCGGCAGCGCTCACCGCAACCGGCCCGGTGCTCAATGTTTTGCCGCTGGGCGTGCATCTGGATGGCACGCAAACCCTGCCGGAGCTGGCAAGTGCGCTCGCCCGGACGCTGAAATCGATGCGCCGCCATCAGCGTTATGACGCAGAGCAGATCGTGCGCGACGCCGGGCGTGCAGCGGGAAGTGATCCGCTGTTCGGCCCGGTGCTGAACGTCAAACTGTTTGATTACCAGCTCAGGCTCGACGGCATTCAGGGCATTACCCACACCTTGGCCACCGGGCCGGTGAACGATCTGGAGATCGCACTCTTTCCGGATGAGGCGGGCGGGCTGTCGCTGGAGGTGCTGGCGAACCGCAGCCGCTACGACGAAGCGACGCTCAACACTCACATTGCGCGCCTTGCGCAGCTGTTGCAGCAGTTTGCCGACAACCCGGCGCTGCGCTGTGGCGATGCGGAGCTGTTAACCACAAAAGAGGGGCAACAACTCACGCAGATCAATGCCACCGCCGTGTCGCTACCCATGACAACCCTGAGCGAGCTGGTGGCACAGCAGGCAGCGAAAACGCCCGATGCCCAGGCGTTATCCGATGCCTGCTGGCGCTTCAGCTACCGGGAGATGCGCGAGCAGGTCGTCGCGCTGGCAAACCGGCTACGGGCGCTGGGCGTGCAGCCTGGCGACAGTGTGGCGGTTGCGCTGCCGCGCTCGGTTTTCCTCACGCTCGCGCTGCATGGCATTGTTGAAGCGGGTGCCGCCTGGCTGCCGCTCGATACCGGCTACCCCGACGATCGCCTGCGCATGATGCTGGAGGATGCCCGCCCACGGCTGTTGATCACAACAGACGATCAGCATGCGCGCTTCGCCGATATTCCGGGGCTGGCGCACTTCTGCTATGACGCGCCGCTGGAGTGCGACGGTGCTGAGCCGCTTAATCTGGCCCGCCCGGAGCAGACGGCCTATATCATCTTTACGTCCGGCTCCACCGGGCGGCCAAAAGGGG is a genomic window containing:
- a CDS encoding YoaK family small membrane protein, producing MRIGIAFPVLVFIVAVVFLTWFIAGGYATPGV
- the fes gene encoding enterochelin esterase, which translates into the protein MTSTTGSDAWWASKQGPEWVKTADGRYEVTFWWRDPAGSEQASRLRRVWIYITGVTDHHQQAQPQSLARIAGSDVWCWKTTLEAGWRGSYCLIPSEQDNDFADTVFASVPPDRAALREGWRKLLPRAIADPLNAQSWRGGRGHPVSALEMPDAPLQPGWQATDTSFIPPKLLHWQSPRLQNRRRVWVYATGEAQGAERPLAILLDGQFWAESMPVWPALAALTHARQLPPAVYVLIDTIDNTHRSRELPCNPDFWLAVQEELLPLVREIAPFSDRADRTVVAGQSFGGLSALYAALHWPARFGCVLSQSGSYWWPHRGGEGEGLLIQQLKQGEIGPQGLRIVLEAGVREPLIFRTNQTLFSLLQGIQQPVFWRQVDGGHDALCWRGGLTAGLITLWQPR
- a CDS encoding MbtH family NRPS accessory protein, with product MEFTNPFDHPQGRFYILQNSAQQCSLWPAQCALPAGWHILCEPQSQSACTDWLAAHWQSLTPAHYAHPHAQ
- a CDS encoding helix-turn-helix domain-containing protein, whose protein sequence is MMESLSVYGYRLGNNHEVEYLPFKKRLINYALPRKADYLRATMANLLSFLLTHAVGRVVADRTLQTQVWENNGLSCSSQRLWQVMNNLKRKLAAFDLPEDFILRVEGKGYLIPEERVLQLYCRRTFFTACEDASCAGVMD
- a CDS encoding HDOD domain-containing protein, which translates into the protein MFSFVARQAIFDANMNTVGYELLFRDSMTNRFPDVTPEYATAQIIVEQFLGAPLGRLKEYSAIFVNFPYELLVQGMAETLPKDRVIVEILETAEPTPLLLESIKKLSAQGFRIALDDFALGDTWNDFLPFIHIIKFDVRNNTPEEIGGYIQGKAHLLRNTLFLAEKVETQQEYERYKNLGCTLFQGHFFSRPVIHAANKLIQNQAITLRLMKEVNADKPDFARIEALLKQDLALSFKLMRYAQNIVFNARGIKNVRSQSLKDIIFYLGANELRRFVLVSCLTSVNKEEIGEIYQQSLIRARFCELASSHSITRHSADDAFIVGLFSQLDSIFEMPMADLISQIDISDNVMMALKAQKGPLYPYLQLIELYENHQWEEVSALGHRLGFHRGTVAELVKTATEWTQAIPSNYR
- a CDS encoding LuxR C-terminal-related transcriptional regulator gives rise to the protein MTIYGKDRLFIFGIEQIIRQLHKERGEPYRSRELAIYVTAGMDIVEMYGLFFSRPPTHYAIFISAERHFDSLTLLFPGLVKLCLAESVSVDDLRQALNVMSMLCRQNHSPGYRHDSFRFTRAEQQIMRLILGGHSLDDIARIRGVSPTTISVQRNSLMKRTGTKSLQALCSLYSAMRSGEALAS
- a CDS encoding TonB-dependent siderophore receptor, whose product is MNKKMKSLTLLVNLGIYGAALPVMAAEEKTGDASGADTIVVTAAQQNLQAPGVSTITADEIRKNPPARDVSEIIRKMPGVNLTGNATSGQRGNNRQIDIRGMGPENTLILVDGKPVTSRNSVRLGWRGERDSRGDTSWVPAEMIERIEVIRGPAAVRYGNGAAGGVVNIITKKDSADEWHGSWNAYFNAPEHKAEGATKRTDFSLSGPLGDDVSFRLYGNLAKTQADAWDINRDHQSERTGIYADTLAAGREGAINKDINGVVRWDFAPMQSLEFQAGYSRQGNLYAGDTQNTNNDSRSNNYVRENYGKETNRLYRQNYSVTWNGGWDNGITTSNWIQYEHTRNSRLGEGLAGGTEGLFNSNKFTDIDLSDVMLHNEVNLPLDLLVNQTLTLGTEWNQQRMKDLGSNTQAFQGGPISGLNGTNRSPYSSADIYSIFAEDNMELTDSTMLTPALRFDHHTIVGDNWSPSLNLSQGLGDDFTLKMGIGRAYKVPSLYQTNPNYILYSKGQGCYASGNGVGCYMMGNDDLKAETSINKEIGLEFKHDDWLAGVTWFRNDYRNKIEAGYSPMAQTAAGATKTDIYQWENVPKAVVEGLEGTLNVPVSETVAWSNNFTYMLQSKNKTTGERLSIIPEYTLNSTLSWQVTQDVSLQSTFTWYGKQQPKKYDYKGQRVTGSATNEVSPYSIVGLSGTWDVNKNVSLTAGVDNLFDKRHWRAGNAQSTGGNTGYMYGAGAETYNESGRTWFMGINTHF
- a CDS encoding nucleoside recognition domain-containing protein, producing the protein MNIIEIIMSAGRVSVDVALYTLLPIMVVMLIIMKYLEEKGVLDAIVRITSPALKPFGISGMGIFALIQLNFVSFAAPLAALAIMERRGTSDRHLAATLAMVFAMGQANVFYPLTPFGLHWGAAIGISLIGGLAASSFTYYLAGRKLSGATLRDEEGELSQEKPRAGLIAVINGAGADAIRLSLGSLPMLLLSLTVVGILKAAGVVEALTALLTPLISFFHISPVYVLLTLTKCLAGGTAYFGVASEMAQHGQLTAAQINASAGFLVQTLDLPGIGIFLGIASRFVRLFRFALAGAIVGILLRTLLHALLF